A genome region from Arachidicoccus soli includes the following:
- the secDF gene encoding protein translocase subunit SecDF, whose protein sequence is MQLKGLVRFFTIALILICIYQLSFTWMVRSHESQMSTKANAWVKANYISPEQKYPNNAELAKLYSDSLEDIQAQELKHLLDSTRNSKIGPFGFTTYQSAKDKELMLGLDLQGGMSVTMQVGLDGLVHSLANYTKDADINTAIAKAEAIRANNNADYITLFAQEFAKIAPGKKLAPFFAQRSNGTITYESSDNQVISYLRTQAKAAFTNTYKILRTRIDRFGLSSPTINPDEAKGNITIELAGVNDAERVRHYLQSTANLQFFEVFNIGDIGPDLQKANSALVAELKGGNIDTSATKKLADTTVQKTIAKTTATNKETSGKNTSLSTLSNEDTSTTFANKTATASSNGKVDSAAIIKAQYPLTSLFANISSPFQGQDGKVQYPSSIGVVRTSDTAKLNAYLFNDQAVKSKFPSNLVFMYGKPDEKDEKNRGFLELYAIKTLDNGTAPLEGDHVSSARQGNNEQGQVTVNMSMDETGTRIWAKLTQKNIGKPIAIVLDNIVYSAPFVNNVIPNGSSEITGNYTTAEAQDMANILESGKLPAPAKIVQQYTVGPTLGQAAVMGGAISFGLSFLVIFILMLLYFNSAGWIANIALILNLLFTIGVLSAMGFTLTAPGIAGLVLTVGLAVDTNVIIFERIKEELNRGKGYLNAVSDGYKRSYAPVLDAHVTTMLTAIILFTFGLGPILGFATTQIIGILLSLFCGILISRLVSDTYTNKNRHFNYFTKISRKIFSHKQIPFVKYRKVTYVISAFVLLFGIGSYFNGFNEGVEFSGGRSYTVKFEKAPDQGKVRDDLKALFKETPIIKTVNTPEQLNITTSYMIHDNGKGVDAKVEGLLYQGLQKYLPAGTTQSQFESQSVQSSQTVLPTISQDLKAGATKATIIAIIVICLYIFIRFRDWRFSLGTIVSLLHDVLVTLIVFSFLKNVVPFPLEIDQNFIAAVLTVIGFSMNDTVIVYDRIREDARLMHTTDKEVIINKAINDTLSRTIMTSLTVFLTILILFIFGGEVVRGFAFAMLIGVITGTYSSIFVAAPILIDFARKKPLGKAHEHDVLERKHHNHLHEEKNK, encoded by the coding sequence ATGTTGGGTCTTGATCTTCAAGGTGGTATGAGTGTAACAATGCAGGTAGGCTTGGACGGACTAGTGCATTCATTAGCCAACTATACCAAAGATGCAGATATTAATACTGCTATTGCTAAAGCTGAAGCTATTCGTGCGAATAACAATGCTGACTACATCACATTGTTTGCTCAGGAATTTGCAAAGATTGCACCTGGCAAAAAGTTAGCGCCATTTTTTGCACAGCGCAGTAATGGAACTATTACTTATGAGTCAAGTGACAATCAAGTAATCTCTTATTTACGTACACAAGCGAAAGCTGCGTTTACCAATACTTATAAGATATTACGTACACGTATCGACCGCTTTGGCTTGTCTTCTCCAACAATTAATCCAGATGAAGCGAAGGGAAATATTACCATAGAATTGGCTGGTGTAAATGACGCCGAAAGGGTGCGTCATTATTTGCAATCTACCGCTAATCTCCAATTTTTTGAAGTATTCAATATTGGTGACATAGGTCCGGATTTGCAAAAAGCCAATAGCGCTCTTGTTGCTGAATTAAAGGGTGGCAATATAGATACTTCTGCAACAAAAAAGTTAGCTGATACTACTGTTCAAAAAACTATTGCTAAAACAACTGCTACAAACAAAGAAACATCAGGGAAAAATACTTCTCTTTCCACTTTATCAAACGAAGATACTTCTACTACATTCGCTAATAAAACAGCTACTGCAAGTAGTAATGGGAAAGTTGATAGCGCCGCTATTATCAAAGCTCAATATCCTTTAACTTCTTTATTTGCCAACATCTCTAGTCCATTTCAAGGGCAAGATGGTAAAGTTCAATATCCTTCTAGCATTGGAGTTGTAAGAACATCTGACACGGCTAAATTAAATGCATATTTGTTCAATGATCAAGCGGTGAAAAGCAAGTTCCCATCTAACCTTGTATTTATGTATGGCAAGCCTGATGAGAAAGACGAAAAAAATCGCGGCTTCTTAGAACTTTACGCAATAAAAACTTTAGATAACGGAACAGCTCCACTTGAAGGTGATCACGTAAGTTCTGCAAGACAAGGCAACAATGAACAAGGACAAGTTACAGTAAACATGTCAATGGATGAAACAGGTACACGTATCTGGGCAAAGTTGACTCAAAAGAACATTGGCAAACCTATTGCTATTGTCTTGGACAATATTGTATATAGTGCTCCTTTTGTAAACAATGTCATCCCTAATGGCTCTTCGGAAATTACAGGTAATTATACAACAGCAGAAGCACAGGATATGGCAAACATATTAGAGTCTGGTAAACTTCCTGCTCCTGCTAAAATAGTGCAACAATACACTGTAGGGCCAACACTTGGTCAAGCTGCTGTAATGGGTGGTGCTATATCTTTCGGGCTTTCTTTCTTGGTAATATTCATCTTGATGCTTTTATATTTTAATTCAGCAGGATGGATTGCCAATATTGCTTTAATATTGAACTTATTATTTACCATAGGGGTATTAAGTGCGATGGGCTTTACCCTCACGGCGCCTGGAATTGCAGGTTTGGTATTGACAGTAGGTCTTGCTGTTGACACCAACGTAATTATATTTGAAAGAATTAAAGAAGAGCTAAATAGAGGAAAGGGATATCTAAATGCTGTAAGCGATGGTTACAAGCGCTCTTATGCCCCAGTATTAGATGCGCACGTTACAACTATGTTGACTGCCATCATTTTATTCACTTTTGGTTTAGGTCCAATATTAGGATTTGCTACGACGCAGATTATTGGTATTTTACTCTCATTATTCTGTGGAATTCTAATTTCACGTTTAGTCTCTGATACTTATACCAACAAGAATCGCCACTTTAATTATTTTACAAAAATTTCTCGTAAGATATTTTCACACAAACAGATTCCTTTTGTAAAATACAGAAAGGTAACTTATGTAATTTCCGCATTTGTATTGCTTTTTGGTATTGGTTCTTATTTTAACGGATTTAATGAAGGTGTAGAATTCTCGGGTGGTAGAAGTTATACGGTAAAATTTGAAAAAGCACCAGATCAAGGAAAAGTAAGAGACGATTTAAAAGCATTGTTTAAAGAAACACCGATTATTAAAACGGTAAATACGCCAGAGCAATTAAATATTACTACTTCTTACATGATTCACGACAATGGAAAAGGCGTGGATGCTAAAGTTGAAGGATTGCTTTATCAAGGGTTACAAAAATATTTACCCGCAGGCACTACGCAATCACAGTTTGAATCTCAATCGGTACAAAGTTCACAAACAGTATTGCCAACTATTTCTCAGGATTTAAAAGCCGGTGCGACTAAAGCAACTATTATTGCTATCATAGTCATTTGCTTGTATATCTTTATTCGATTCCGCGACTGGCGCTTCTCTTTGGGAACTATTGTATCCTTATTGCACGACGTATTAGTAACATTGATTGTATTTAGTTTCCTTAAGAATGTAGTACCATTCCCATTAGAAATTGATCAGAACTTTATTGCGGCAGTACTTACCGTAATTGGTTTCTCAATGAACGATACTGTAATTGTATATGACCGTATTCGTGAAGATGCAAGATTGATGCACACCACTGATAAAGAAGTAATTATCAATAAAGCAATTAATGATACTCTAAGTCGTACAATTATGACTTCATTGACTGTATTCTTAACGATCTTAATTTTATTCATCTTTGGTGGAGAAGTCGTAAGAGGTTTTGCTTTCGCAATGTTGATTGGTGTAATTACAGGGACTTATTCTTCTATCTTTGTTGCAGCTCCTATCTTGATAGATTTTGCCCGCAAAAAGCCATTAGGAAAAGCACACGAACACGATGTATTAGAAAGAAAACATCATAATCATTTGCACGAAGAGAAAAATAAATAA
- a CDS encoding RecQ family ATP-dependent DNA helicase, with amino-acid sequence MLIGEQNNTRLITFIDTEIEPNKGKILDIGAIKENGNQFHKASLGDFVQFLKGDDYVCGHNILNHDIKYIGKAIYDVGINPQHIIDTLYISPLLFPTKPYHALLKDDKLQTEDTNNPLNDSIKARDLFNSEVAAFWQTDETLKEIFCLLLNSTKEFGAFFKFVNYRSINTDTEGLISSKFRNEICEDANLTEIIAEHPIELAYCLALINSYITYKTVHSIMPPWVLRNFHEVERIMLLLRSKPCITGCNYCNNALDIHKGLKRFFGFDSYRTYGGEPLQEKAVKAAVNNKSVLAVFPTGGGKSITFQVPALMSAENSKGLTIVISPLQSLMKDQVDNLEKNGITEAVTINGLLDPIERAKSIERIEDGSASILYISPESLRSKTIEKLILGRKVARFVIDEAHCFSSWGQDFRVDYQYIGNFIKLIQEKKNLEDGIPVSCFTATAKPKVIEDIRNYFSEKLSLDLEVFTSKASRTNLQYKVFEKQNEEEKYLTARELIEEKKCPTIIYVSRTRKAYLLAERLANDGFSAKPYHGKMEKQEKTENQDTFLNGETQIMVATSAFGMGVDKKDVGLVIHYEISDSLENYVQEAGRAGRDENISADCFVLYKEEDLSKHFILLNQTKLSIKEIQQVWKAIKDITRYRSKVSNSALEIARKAGWDDNVVEIEMRVTTAIAALEDAGYLKRGQNMPRVFANSILSKNAQEAIDKINTSEKFEEKQKEHGVRIIKKLFSSKSRKQANNETAESRVDYISDHLGIVKEEVINVINLLREENILADAKDLTAFIKKADNKNRSLSIVETYSKIENYLLQVFKEEESIFHLKELNEEAEKNGGDGVNTNKLKTVINFWSIKNWIKRKNLEHSKNHIAVYCLQSKEQLKDKLEKRHELAKFIVEFFYEKTITEVIKDQEDKEEILVEFSVHEVKVAYDNGFSLFKKEVSIEDIEDTLFYLSRIEAIKIEGGFLVVYNRLTIERTEQNNKKQYTKDDYQKLSQFYESKVQQIHIVGEYAQRMIADYRNALQFVEDYFQLNYSSFLNKYFKGSRQNEIKRNITPAKFRQLFGELSPTQLKIINDNETQYIVVAAGPGSGKTKVLVHKLASLLLMEDVKHEQLLMLTFSRAAATEFKKRLLKLIGNAANFIEIKTFHSYCFDLLGKVGTLEKSMDILNTTVERIKNGEVESSKITKTVLVIDEAQDMNEDEFALINALMGQNEEMRVIAVGDDDQNIYEFRGASSKYLEQFIYDNDAIKHELVENYRSKNNLVTFSNQFVRQIQHRLKKTPIIANQTDNGKIKVIRYQSSNLITPLVTDIAKVDLYGTTCVLTKTNEEAIKVAGLLLKNGIKSKLIQSNDGFSLYNLVEVRFLLDKVDSGAEIYTISDEVWDNAKRELVNTFRNSNKLEVCLNIIKDFETTNPYKKYKSDLEVLIRESKLEDFYNENGETIFVSTIHKAKGKEFDNIFLLLEHFNISTDDAKRQLYVALTRAKRNLYVHLNADYLNHLVAENLEQIDDFETYNTPDKIAIHTTMKDIWLDYFINKQVSVSQLVCGEVLRVKGDECLNSNGQPVLKFSKLLIKKIEEMESKHYKLRSANVNFILYWLKEGTSQEIKIILPELYFEAIEYK; translated from the coding sequence ATGCTAATAGGTGAACAAAATAATACACGTTTAATTACATTCATTGATACAGAAATAGAGCCGAACAAAGGTAAAATACTTGATATAGGTGCAATTAAAGAAAACGGTAATCAATTTCATAAAGCATCTTTAGGGGATTTTGTTCAATTCCTAAAAGGCGATGATTATGTGTGCGGGCATAACATATTAAATCACGATATAAAATATATAGGTAAGGCAATTTATGATGTCGGTATTAACCCCCAACACATAATTGATACACTATACATATCTCCCTTACTATTTCCGACAAAGCCCTATCATGCATTATTGAAGGATGACAAACTTCAGACGGAAGACACAAACAACCCGTTAAACGATTCCATTAAAGCTCGAGATTTATTCAATAGTGAAGTTGCAGCTTTTTGGCAAACGGATGAAACCCTTAAAGAAATCTTCTGTCTTCTTTTAAATTCTACAAAGGAATTTGGTGCATTTTTTAAGTTTGTAAATTACAGGAGTATCAATACTGATACGGAAGGCCTGATTAGTTCAAAGTTCCGAAACGAAATTTGTGAGGATGCAAATCTAACCGAAATAATAGCTGAACACCCTATTGAATTGGCCTATTGCCTAGCATTGATCAATTCATATATAACCTATAAAACGGTTCATTCTATTATGCCCCCATGGGTTCTAAGGAACTTTCACGAAGTAGAGCGCATAATGTTATTATTACGGAGTAAACCTTGTATAACCGGTTGTAATTACTGTAACAATGCCCTTGACATTCACAAAGGGTTAAAAAGATTCTTTGGTTTTGATTCATATCGGACTTATGGTGGTGAACCTCTTCAGGAAAAAGCCGTAAAGGCAGCCGTGAATAACAAGTCGGTACTGGCTGTTTTTCCTACAGGTGGAGGAAAGTCAATTACATTTCAGGTACCGGCACTTATGAGCGCTGAAAATTCAAAAGGGTTGACAATTGTAATTTCACCGCTTCAGTCATTAATGAAAGACCAAGTTGACAATCTCGAAAAGAATGGCATAACTGAAGCAGTTACCATTAACGGGCTATTAGACCCTATTGAAAGGGCCAAATCGATTGAAAGGATTGAAGATGGTTCTGCATCTATTCTTTATATTTCTCCTGAATCACTGCGGTCTAAAACTATCGAAAAGTTGATTTTAGGTAGGAAAGTTGCCCGTTTTGTAATTGATGAAGCGCACTGTTTTTCCTCATGGGGGCAAGACTTCAGGGTGGACTATCAATACATCGGTAATTTTATAAAACTAATTCAGGAAAAGAAAAACCTTGAGGATGGTATACCGGTATCGTGCTTTACAGCAACAGCTAAACCGAAGGTAATTGAGGATATACGGAATTATTTTAGCGAAAAGCTATCATTGGATCTTGAAGTTTTCACGTCAAAAGCGTCAAGGACTAATCTTCAATACAAGGTATTTGAAAAACAAAATGAAGAAGAAAAATATTTGACCGCAAGGGAATTAATTGAAGAGAAAAAGTGCCCCACAATTATTTATGTATCCCGAACCCGAAAAGCTTACCTGCTAGCTGAAAGGTTAGCAAATGACGGATTTAGTGCAAAACCATATCATGGAAAAATGGAGAAGCAGGAGAAAACTGAAAACCAGGATACCTTTTTAAATGGCGAAACGCAAATTATGGTGGCCACTTCCGCATTTGGTATGGGAGTAGATAAAAAAGATGTAGGCTTAGTTATTCATTATGAAATCTCAGATTCACTTGAAAACTATGTTCAGGAGGCAGGGCGTGCAGGCAGGGATGAAAATATCTCAGCTGATTGTTTTGTGCTGTATAAAGAAGAAGACCTTAGTAAGCACTTTATTCTGCTCAACCAGACCAAGCTTTCCATAAAAGAAATTCAGCAGGTTTGGAAAGCGATAAAGGATATTACAAGATACCGTTCAAAAGTATCCAATTCAGCATTAGAGATTGCCCGTAAAGCCGGTTGGGATGATAATGTGGTAGAAATAGAAATGCGGGTAACTACTGCAATTGCTGCTCTTGAAGATGCAGGATATCTTAAACGTGGGCAGAATATGCCGAGGGTATTTGCTAACAGTATTTTATCTAAAAATGCCCAGGAGGCTATTGATAAAATAAACACTTCGGAAAAATTTGAAGAAAAGCAAAAAGAGCACGGCGTACGAATTATAAAAAAACTCTTTTCAAGTAAAAGCAGAAAGCAGGCTAACAACGAAACTGCGGAATCAAGAGTAGATTATATTAGTGATCATTTGGGTATTGTAAAAGAAGAGGTCATAAATGTGATAAACTTGCTACGTGAGGAGAATATTCTGGCAGATGCAAAGGACCTAACCGCATTTATAAAGAAAGCAGACAATAAAAACCGATCCCTTTCCATTGTAGAGACATACAGTAAAATTGAAAATTATTTACTTCAGGTTTTCAAAGAAGAAGAAAGTATCTTTCATTTGAAAGAATTGAACGAGGAAGCTGAAAAAAATGGGGGTGATGGTGTAAATACCAATAAGCTTAAAACGGTAATTAACTTTTGGTCTATTAAAAACTGGATTAAGAGAAAAAACTTAGAGCATTCTAAAAATCACATTGCTGTATACTGCCTTCAAAGTAAAGAGCAGTTAAAAGATAAGCTCGAAAAACGGCATGAGCTTGCAAAATTTATCGTTGAATTTTTTTATGAAAAAACGATCACTGAAGTGATAAAAGATCAGGAAGATAAAGAGGAGATTTTGGTGGAGTTTTCAGTGCATGAGGTAAAGGTTGCTTATGATAATGGCTTTAGCCTTTTTAAAAAAGAAGTAAGTATTGAGGATATTGAAGATACGTTGTTCTATCTTTCACGAATTGAAGCAATAAAGATAGAAGGCGGTTTTCTTGTTGTGTATAACCGCTTAACCATTGAGCGAACTGAACAAAACAATAAAAAGCAATACACTAAAGACGATTATCAAAAGCTCAGCCAATTCTACGAAAGCAAAGTGCAGCAAATACACATTGTTGGGGAATATGCCCAAAGAATGATTGCCGATTACAGGAATGCACTTCAGTTTGTGGAGGATTATTTCCAACTCAATTATAGTTCATTCTTAAACAAGTATTTTAAAGGGAGTAGGCAAAATGAGATTAAGCGGAACATAACACCGGCAAAATTCAGGCAGCTGTTTGGAGAACTTTCGCCTACACAGCTAAAGATTATTAATGATAACGAAACGCAGTACATTGTTGTGGCTGCTGGCCCGGGCAGTGGAAAAACAAAGGTATTGGTCCATAAACTGGCTTCGCTCCTCTTAATGGAAGATGTCAAACATGAGCAGTTGTTAATGCTGACATTTTCTAGGGCTGCTGCTACCGAATTTAAAAAGCGTTTACTAAAACTGATTGGCAACGCCGCGAACTTTATTGAGATTAAAACATTTCATTCTTATTGTTTTGATCTCTTGGGTAAGGTAGGTACTTTAGAAAAATCAATGGATATTTTAAACACTACGGTTGAAAGGATTAAAAATGGCGAAGTTGAGTCCAGTAAAATTACAAAGACCGTTTTAGTTATTGACGAAGCCCAGGACATGAATGAAGATGAATTTGCTCTTATTAACGCATTGATGGGGCAGAATGAAGAAATGAGAGTTATTGCTGTGGGAGATGATGACCAAAATATTTATGAATTTAGGGGCGCAAGTTCTAAATATCTTGAACAGTTCATTTATGACAACGATGCCATAAAGCATGAATTGGTTGAAAATTACCGTAGTAAAAACAATCTCGTTACATTCTCAAATCAGTTCGTCCGACAAATTCAACACCGCTTAAAAAAAACACCCATCATTGCTAATCAAACCGATAATGGAAAAATCAAGGTAATTAGGTATCAAAGCAGTAATTTGATTACACCTCTTGTAACTGATATAGCTAAGGTAGATCTTTATGGAACCACATGTGTACTCACAAAAACGAACGAGGAGGCTATAAAAGTGGCCGGACTACTTTTAAAAAATGGCATTAAGTCAAAACTGATACAATCTAATGATGGTTTTAGTTTGTATAATCTTGTTGAAGTCCGGTTTTTACTGGATAAAGTAGATTCAGGAGCTGAGATTTACACAATTAGTGATGAGGTTTGGGACAATGCTAAACGAGAGCTAGTCAACACCTTTCGTAACAGCAATAAATTAGAAGTCTGCCTGAACATTATCAAAGATTTTGAGACTACTAATCCTTATAAAAAGTATAAATCTGATTTAGAAGTCTTGATTCGAGAATCTAAACTGGAGGATTTTTATAATGAAAATGGCGAAACAATTTTTGTGTCTACAATCCATAAAGCCAAGGGTAAAGAGTTTGACAATATATTCCTTTTACTTGAGCACTTTAATATAAGTACAGACGATGCTAAGCGACAACTGTATGTAGCATTGACCAGGGCTAAACGCAACCTATATGTACATCTAAATGCAGACTATCTTAATCATTTAGTAGCAGAAAACCTTGAACAAATCGACGATTTTGAAACTTACAATACACCTGATAAAATTGCTATACATACTACCATGAAAGATATCTGGTTAGACTATTTCATCAACAAACAGGTTTCAGTTTCCCAACTAGTTTGTGGAGAAGTATTGCGTGTTAAGGGTGATGAATGCTTAAATTCAAATGGACAGCCCGTGTTGAAATTTTCAAAGCTACTAATTAAGAAAATTGAGGAAATGGAGTCAAAACACTATAAATTGAGAAGTGCAAATGTGAATTTTATATTGTACTGGCTTAAGGAAGGAACTTCGCAGGAAATCAAAATAATTTTACCTGAGCTTTATTTTGAAGCTATTGAGTATAAGTAA
- a CDS encoding ammonium transporter encodes MNKKRCNFFGFYLLGNAYLGGKAWVSSCLKQIPKISVICLLTLLSVSAMAQDATGAHTGNIKNLGIDTVATTSDTTLNKVISAVNTIGNADGHNMIATNIMWTLIAGFLVMFMQAGFAMVETGFTQKKNVAHTMAMNFLVYGLGMFGFWVCGFAFMFGGGLNASTLGGAPDVIPHEYIVHMFGHDFGIIGSVGFFLNSKVYDVGVFTLFLFQMVFMDTTATIPTGSMAERWSMKSFIIYGLFISMFVYPIFGNWVWGGGWLSQLGINFKLGHGDVDFAGSSVVHMVGGVAALAGAICIGPRIGKYGKDGTVNTIPGHNIPMAIIGTFILAFGWFGFNPGSTLAGQDFRIGIVAVNTMMAGTAGTLAALLYMYAKGQKPDPGMLCNGMLAGLVAITAPCAFVNSISAVIIGAIAGLLVIFAYNFVDRKLKIDDPVGAFAVHGVNGAWGVISLGLFADGSYGDGWNGVSGTVKGLFYGDAGQLWAQLIGVIVCFVFVFVVMYAWFKLSNKIFPLRVKAEDEIAGLDIPEMGVHGYVD; translated from the coding sequence ATGAACAAAAAAAGATGCAATTTCTTTGGTTTCTATTTACTGGGAAACGCTTATTTGGGAGGTAAAGCATGGGTTTCTTCCTGCCTTAAACAAATTCCAAAAATCTCAGTTATTTGCCTTTTAACGCTTTTGTCTGTTTCCGCCATGGCGCAAGATGCGACTGGTGCGCATACAGGGAATATTAAGAACTTGGGCATCGATACAGTTGCTACCACGAGTGATACAACGTTGAATAAAGTAATTTCTGCTGTTAATACCATTGGCAATGCCGATGGTCATAATATGATTGCTACCAATATTATGTGGACGTTAATTGCAGGGTTTCTGGTAATGTTTATGCAAGCTGGATTTGCAATGGTAGAAACTGGTTTTACTCAAAAGAAGAATGTGGCACATACGATGGCGATGAATTTTTTGGTGTATGGATTAGGAATGTTTGGTTTTTGGGTTTGTGGTTTTGCTTTTATGTTTGGTGGTGGATTAAACGCCTCCACGCTAGGTGGCGCACCCGATGTAATTCCCCACGAATATATTGTGCATATGTTCGGTCATGATTTTGGTATTATTGGTTCTGTAGGCTTTTTCTTAAATAGTAAGGTTTATGATGTGGGTGTGTTTACCCTTTTCTTATTCCAAATGGTATTTATGGATACTACTGCCACCATCCCTACAGGCTCTATGGCAGAAAGATGGTCAATGAAATCATTTATCATTTATGGTTTGTTTATTTCTATGTTCGTTTATCCCATATTTGGTAACTGGGTTTGGGGGGGTGGATGGCTTTCTCAATTAGGGATTAATTTCAAATTGGGTCATGGTGATGTAGACTTTGCTGGGTCATCGGTTGTTCATATGGTTGGTGGCGTTGCTGCGTTAGCTGGAGCCATTTGTATCGGACCACGTATCGGAAAATATGGTAAAGACGGTACGGTAAATACGATACCGGGTCACAATATCCCCATGGCTATAATTGGTACATTTATTTTAGCATTCGGTTGGTTTGGATTCAATCCAGGCTCTACTCTGGCTGGTCAAGATTTTAGAATAGGTATTGTTGCAGTAAACACAATGATGGCGGGCACTGCAGGTACTTTAGCTGCTTTATTATATATGTATGCGAAGGGTCAAAAACCAGATCCCGGAATGCTTTGCAATGGCATGTTGGCTGGTCTGGTAGCTATTACAGCTCCCTGCGCTTTTGTTAACTCAATTTCAGCAGTCATCATTGGAGCAATTGCAGGACTGTTGGTAATCTTTGCTTATAATTTTGTTGATAGAAAGCTTAAAATTGATGATCCTGTGGGAGCATTTGCTGTACATGGTGTAAATGGTGCTTGGGGTGTTATTTCTTTGGGATTATTCGCTGACGGTAGCTATGGAGATGGCTGGAATGGCGTTTCTGGAACCGTTAAAGGTCTCTTTTATGGAGATGCGGGTCAGTTGTGGGCGCAATTAATAGGAGTGATTGTATGTTTTGTTTTTGTATTTGTTGTGATGTATGCGTGGTTTAAACTTTCAAATAAAATATTCCCACTTCGAGTTAAGGCGGAAGACGAAATTGCTGGTTTGGATATTCCTGAAATGGGCGTTCATGGTTATGTGGATTAA
- the nhaA gene encoding Na+/H+ antiporter NhaA codes for MRTLKTVHHKILTPIRKFINDSRATGILLIVCTIVSIALSNFAFSSTAYVSFWHQHFSETLSSLNLPNSPLHIINDVCMSFFFLLVGLEIKRELLVGELKSVRKSVLPVLAALGGMIVPAIIFTIFNGNTPFHHGWGIPMATDIAFSLGVLSLLGNRVPVQLKIFLTALAIIDDLGAIVTIALFYSAQLNWIYLLFAVLALGLILLLNKLKVQRIIYYIIPGAILWYCVFNSGIDASIAGVLFALCMPIDKISKIEQLLFYPVNFAIMPLFALANTAIILPSAMGSALTSTISFGIMLGLILGKPIGIFLFSFIASKIGIASMPSRTNYRELFGVSMLGGIGFTMSIFTASLAFNFEGLQIISKVAIIAGSLISAVAGYMFLRRVYGKKKTSIYLLNTADDLTEQDRAMEILAPRIVNQAIG; via the coding sequence ATGCGTACTTTAAAAACAGTTCATCACAAGATCCTGACTCCTATCAGAAAGTTTATTAATGATAGTAGAGCTACTGGTATTCTTTTAATTGTATGTACGATTGTCTCTATCGCACTTTCCAATTTCGCTTTTTCAAGCACGGCTTATGTCAGCTTCTGGCATCAACACTTTAGCGAGACTTTGTCTTCGTTGAATTTACCCAACAGCCCATTGCATATCATTAATGATGTATGCATGAGTTTTTTCTTTCTCTTAGTAGGATTGGAAATTAAAAGGGAATTATTGGTGGGAGAGTTAAAGTCGGTTCGTAAATCTGTACTCCCTGTTTTAGCCGCATTAGGGGGAATGATTGTGCCTGCAATAATTTTTACAATATTTAATGGCAATACACCTTTTCATCATGGCTGGGGTATTCCAATGGCGACTGATATTGCCTTTTCTTTAGGGGTGCTTTCTCTACTTGGAAACAGAGTCCCTGTTCAGCTAAAAATCTTTCTTACAGCCTTGGCAATAATCGATGATTTGGGTGCTATTGTGACCATTGCTCTTTTTTATTCTGCACAATTAAATTGGATATATCTGCTTTTTGCGGTCCTAGCTTTAGGGCTGATTTTATTGCTTAATAAGTTAAAGGTTCAAAGAATTATCTATTACATCATCCCCGGAGCAATACTTTGGTATTGTGTTTTTAATTCGGGTATCGATGCTTCTATAGCAGGAGTTCTTTTTGCTCTTTGTATGCCGATTGATAAAATTTCAAAGATTGAACAACTCTTGTTTTATCCTGTAAATTTTGCCATTATGCCTTTATTTGCGCTAGCAAATACAGCGATTATTTTACCTTCAGCTATGGGCTCAGCACTTACTTCTACAATCAGTTTTGGGATTATGTTAGGATTAATTTTAGGCAAGCCTATTGGTATTTTTCTTTTTTCTTTTATTGCTTCAAAAATAGGTATTGCATCTATGCCATCTCGGACCAATTATAGGGAACTTTTTGGTGTCTCTATGCTGGGGGGCATTGGATTTACTATGTCAATATTTACTGCCTCTTTAGCTTTTAATTTTGAAGGATTGCAGATCATATCTAAAGTAGCGATTATCGCCGGTTCTTTAATTTCTGCTGTAGCAGGTTATATGTTTTTAAGGAGAGTTTACGGCAAAAAGAAAACCTCAATTTATCTTCTTAACACTGCTGACGACTTAACCGAACAAGATAGGGCCATGGAAATACTTGCACCAAGAATAGTCAATCAGGCAATAGGGTAA